The DNA window TAGGACCCTTGCCCAAGTTCATGCAGCCTTGCCCCAATACGACCCCCAATTTCTCCCCGTCCCCCGCAGATGTTCCCCCTCCTCTAAACAAACTcgctcctccttctcctttcctCGCACCCCCAGctgctccccctcccccagcaccACCATCCCGGGGGCTTCCTTCCCCAGCCCGCACCCGCGTGGGAGAACCCCCAGATCTCAGCATCCGCCTACTCCCTCGATCCAGTCCCGGGTCCTGTCCTACCCACTCCCGCCTTCATCATCCAGGGCTTTTCCTTTCCTGCGACCCCAGAGTTCACCGCCGTCCCCCGACCTCCGACGCCAGCCCCTGCAGCCCCCGGCCCGAGCTCACCTGGTTCATACTTGAGGTAGAGAATGGAGACGATGAAATAGCTGAGATCAAAGACTGGGAAGAGCGGCACCCGCGAGAAGCTGAGCGCCAGCTCGCCCAGGCTCAGGGCCGACAGCAGGTCCATGGCGCGCGCCGGGTGCCACCGCGGCCCCCGGCCCTGTCCGTCCCGCCGCCCGCGGCCCGGCGACTGCGCCCCCGCCGCTGGGCCCGCCCCGGCCCTCCAGGCGCCACCCCCAGCCCGTCCCCCGCGGGAGAGGAGGGGCGACGGTTCACCCCGGGGCGGGTGGCGGGCCGCCCAGTCCCACGGAGTTGGACGACCGGGTCCCGTGCCCCATCCCTCGGGTCATCACGACCACCCCCGGCCTCGCCAGCCTGGGAGCCCAGCCCCATGGAGGGCGAGTCGGCCGGGAGAGGCTGCCCACTCGGGGACCTGGCCCTCACCGAGCCCACCCAAGCGACACGCCCGTCCCTGCGGGCCTGGCTCGGCTAGGACACTGTTTCCCGTAGGACTCTGTCGTTTGAGGACCCTACTCATGACCCCTGCTCCCCAAGAGGCCCCCTCAGCCAGGACATCCGTCCCCTGTGGAACCCAGGGGAAACCCCCAAGTCCCACAGGACCCGTTCGGTCAGGATTTTCATCCTCCAAGGGACCCACCAGTCAGAACCCCCTGCCCTGTGGACCGCCCAGCGGGGGCCCTCTCCCCGGCGGTGCCGGCTGAATGAGAGTCCCCGCCTCCCCCGGGGCCCAGAGGACCCCCTTTTGGAGTCCAGTCAGTTGGAGCGCTCCGTTTCGGGGGAGCCCACTGTGACAGAACCCGCCTCCGGGCAGCTCCTCAGGCATCCGGAGCTTCCTTTTTCCAGAAGCCCGGACCCAGCTAGGAGGAAAGAACTGCAGCTGCACAAATCCTCCGGCGGCAGGTCACGCATGCGCAGCACTCTTCCAAAGCGCCCCCACCCCTAGAAGGCTTCACTCTCGGAGGCGAAGAAGCATTTTCGCCCCGCCCTTCCTGCCCGGACGCACTGGGCCTCCCCTGCGAGGAGGGGCGCTCGCTCGCTTGTAACGGGGTCTGGCCTGCAAAGGGCGGGACCCTGCCTGCGGCGGCCTTCGATTGGCCCAGCCCTCGCCAGAGTTGTTCCAGGATTGGTCGATGAGtactcctctcccctcccttcgtGGGGCTTCCGTTTCCGGTTCTGACGGGTACTTCTGCTGTAACGATGATCGGGGACATCCTGCTGTTTGGGTAATTAGAGGGGCCAGAGGATGGGGAGAGACAGCCAGATGGGGCGAGGGGCGGCCTTAGTAAACGTAATTCTCCTTCTGCAGGACGCTGCTGATGAACGCTGGGGCCGTGCTCAACTTTAAACTGTGAGTAGGCCGCGCTAAGACTGCGCCTCCACCCGGGAGCTCGTAGTCACGCCCCCGCGGCGTAAGCCCGCCCCACGTTGTAGGCCCCGCCCCAAGCCCTGGGTCGCCCTCTGGTCACGCCTCCACCCTGGTTTTTCTTCCTTTGACCCTCAGCAACACTACGGAAATTTAAATTCGGTCTTCTGCTCATATCCTCTGGGAGCCTCAGCCTCCTTCTCCCAGAAACAGCCCTGCCCTAGACCCTCGGCCACACACTCGCTGCCCTTGGACTACCCTGTTCACCTTGTGGGTGTGGCTTATATGGGCCGTGCAGGTGGTGGCCCAGAGACACGCGAGGTCACACAGCATGACAGCGGCGGGAGTGTCTGAGGCTTAGTAATCACGGCCTTCTGAGCTGTGTTGCACGGTCAGGGGACCAAGTGTTCTTTATGTCCCGTTGAAAGTGgacatggtctgtcttctctttaTAGGAAAAAGAAGGACACGCACGGCTTTGGGGAGGAGTCGAGGGAACCCAGTACAGGTAAGGTCTTCTTTCTGCACCCTGCAATCGCACTGTTCACTTAGGAGAGTATGGTTCTTTCTCACCATATCCTACCTAGTTTTCCTTCTAACTGAGCGTATGTGAGTGAGAGTGGGTTGAACTGAGGATGTGTTCTTCCATCTGCCCACTTCTGGCACCTCCTCCTTTCTTCTGTGAGACCCTCTCTGATAGGTCAGCACTCATCtcaattcctgtttcagtggTTATAATTTTTCATTATGTGTGCTATCATTTGGCTAATGTCTGCCCCTAGCACTGGATTGTAAACTCCAGAGGAGGGGCCCAATCTCGTTTTGGTTCATCCCTTCCCTGTGTCCTTAGAGAGCGGCATGTTAATGCctgtgagtgaatgaatgaatgaatagctcCACCCATCACTGTTGCATTCAGAGTGCCTCAGACTTGTGtgctttttttaattagttgccaAATTGGGAGGTTTTATATAAAAGTTCAGATACctaattattcttttaaaaaaagatcagaaAATCGATCCTGCAGCTTGGGATTTAGGAGATCTCTTGGCACCCATTGAGTAGGGTTGAAAAGCAGAACctcattgagacagggtctgggacTCCACCTCTTTCTAGACCCAAGCCCCTTCATGTATGTATCCTCTTACCTACACAGCTTCTGGAGGCCCCAGAATTTTACATTTCCTACTGAATTTATTTGTGTGACTCTTGGGAATCAAATGAAAACTGTATACAActtgtattcattcattcaatcaatCAGACATTTTTTGAATATCCACTACATTGCCAGCCACTGCTCTGGGTGCTGGGATAAAGCAGGGAACAAGGCAGATGTAGTCCTTACCTCATGGAATTTACCTTGGGGCaggataaatatttattaaataagaaaTAGGTGGTAAAGGAGGTGATGTCAGGAGTCACAGGATGTTGATGGGGTTGCAGCTCCATTTGGAGTGTGTGCCGGGAGGCCATTTGAGGTACCACAGCCAAGGTGAAGGGTGCTGATGCCTGGGGAGCAGAACTATAGACAGTTTAAAAGTTCCTCGTTATTGAGGACCCTGCTGGGTGGCTGCCCTGTTAGAATTTTTCGGCTAGTGTTTCATTCCACCTCCAGCCCTGAAAGGTACGGCTCatgttcccattttacagatgagaaaaccgagGCCAGAGGTAGACATGGCTCAACTTGCCTGTGGCCACACAACAAATGAGTGACAGAATCGGGATTGGAAACTGGTTTTTTGAACTGCAGAGGTTGTACTCTCAGTCACTTGATCagctatccattcattcattcatgcgtGCATGCATTCTGCAGCCATATATTGCCCACCTACAACATGGGAGACACTATTCAGGCTCTGGGATTGTCCCTCACACTTCTGAATCAAAGCTGTGGTGGCACAAGGGCTCAGAAATGGTGTCAGAGACAGGAATGGCAAGAAGGGCACCTGGACAGGAGTTTGCTGTGTACTTCTGGATCTGCCACTTTGCCACACGCTTTGCCTCCCTCAAGCCTCTTTCTATCTAGAACCCTCCCTCTGTGCCCTGAAGGGAGTGCTCCTCATCCCGTTCTCCTTGCCGGGCTGACCCCTGTATGGTAGTGGCTGCATTTgttcagagctccatgtgtgccaGGTACCGTGCCAAGGTCTTCTCAGCTACCCACCCATACCTGTACAGGAGGAAGTGAGCAGAGACAGTTCAGGGACCAGCCCAGGTCACCTGTGCAGAAGtgcagagccaggatttgaactgCAGTAAACTTCATGGTTGCAGTCAGAGCTTGTAAACTTCCTCAAAGCAGTTtgaccccttgtccccaggtataTGTGCCTGAGTTTGGGAGCTTTCAGTTGAAAATACTTCAGAGTCAGCTCAAAGTGGTTAAAGTAGAATTGACTTTAGTACTCCTGGGTCCAGGTCTCACACCAGCGCTCTAACTTTTGACTCTCTAGCTCTCAATTCTCCTTTCTCCTGTGTCACTGTCACCAGACTTGTGTTGGCAAAGATGATCCTTGAGCAGGgaatggcaattttttttttttttttttttttggtaccagagattgaactcggggcacttgaccattgagccacatccccagccctattttgtattttacttagagacatggactcactgagttgcctaatgccttgccattgctgaggctggctttgaactctcaatcttctcgcctcagcttcctgaacaaGGTTTTCTATGAAGGGCCACAAGATTTGAGGCTCTGAATTATTTGGTCTTAAGCACAGGACAGTTC is part of the Callospermophilus lateralis isolate mCalLat2 chromosome 1, mCalLat2.hap1, whole genome shotgun sequence genome and encodes:
- the Smim7 gene encoding small integral membrane protein 7, yielding MIGDILLFGTLLMNAGAVLNFKLKKKDTHGFGEESREPSTGDNIREFLLSLRYFRIFIALWNVFMMFCMIVLFGS